TGTTGCAAGGCTGCGCAGATATTTGACATCAGCATCTACAAACGTCGAGCCGCCATTTAAATGCGCGTATACATGTGCGAAGAATCCAGGATCTTTAACCTGATCCCAATGCTGAATATCATAGTTATCAAAGGGTGCTATTTTAATATCTTTTACATGTAAGGCCAGATCATTAGTAAAACCATAGTTCACTTTATCGATATCTTCCAGCTTGATCTTTCCATCCAGATAGTCACGAAGCGTATTTACGGTGTAATCCAATTGGTCCCCGGCACCGGCAATGATAAACAGCGGAATTTCCTGTCCAGTCATCTCCTTACCCTTCGTAGCTCCTTCATAACTGGCTATTTTTTCTGATACATGAACATTAAGCATTTTTACGACGGCTTCAGGGTGTTCATACCCTTTTTTAACAACTATAAAATTACTTCCCGTAGCTTGATTAGAGGTGAATTCGCCTGCGGCATTTAATGGTGCCACATATGGACGCCAGTTCGCTTCAGGGTCATTTTTAATCGCATCTTGCAAATTATAAGGTGTCCACCATGGACCAAAGAAAATACCAGCTTCTCCACTTACGGCAATCTCTTGCCCGCTTTTGCGCAATCCAACTTCCTTATCCAAAATACCTTTCGTATACCATTCACGCATCATGGCAAGCGTTTGTTTGGTTTCTGGAAGTGTCGATCCATAGACAGCCTTTCCGTCTTTGTCTTTGACCCAAATGCCAGGATAAGCACCATTCGCAAAGAAAAGAGAGGAGAAGTTCATGTAGTGATCAGATGAGGTCAGGAAGGTGGAATAAAGTGCTCCCCCCTGACCGGTACCAACGATACCAACCGTGTTTTTACCGCCCATTTTGTTGTCAATAAATGCCTTCGCTATCTTCTCCAAATCCTCCAATGACTTAGGAGCCTCAAGTCCAAGCTTATCAAGCCAATCTTTGCGGATCCATGTTAGTGGTGCTGATGGAAGTGTAGTTTCCGGAAAAGCGTATAATTTATTGTCCACGGTGACATTTTCTAATAATCCAGGATTAGACTCATAAATATCTTTCAATCTTGGAGCACCCACATTTTTATAAACTTCTGTTAGATCCTCTAGTTGATCTGCTTTGATCATTTGTTTTAGTTGCGTCTCATTTACACGCATGGCATCTGGCAGATCATTACTAGAAATAGCTAGACTCACTTTCTGATCGTAATCTGTAACGGATGCTTCCCATGCATGCTTGACAACAATGTTGTATTCTTCTTTTAACCAGCGTGTGTAAGCATTATCTTCAGCTGTGTCAGTACCATTAAACTTATAATTCGTATCCAGTGATCTACCAATTGAAACCTCAAGTGGCTCCGGGAATTTTCCAAGCGGATCTATATTTACCGCAACATTGGTACTGCCCTCTGAATTGTTACTCGAACTGTTCGTTGTATTGTTACTGCTACACGCACTTAAGCTTGTAGTAATAAGCAACCCGACCATGATAGCGGTCAACCCTTTTTTTATTCCCTGCTTTTTCATTGTTTGCCCCCTATTAATTAGCATTGATCTTGATTCCCCATCAATATATCATGTCATGATAGACCTCTAAGTTATAGAATGATTTGGAATATAGTTGAGAATATATCGGAAATAAAAAAAAGTCCGAAAAGAGTCTCCCCCTTTTCAGACTATTCTCTATCTTGACGTCTACCCTTATTATTTTTAGAACGATCATTTCAGATCTTTTCTATACAGGGTTGGAACCATCCCTACATGTTCCCGAAATAACCGACTGAAATACTTCTCATCATTGTAACCAATCTGTTCAGAAATCCATTGAACTGTTTTGTTCGTATTCCTTAAATATTCTTTCGCTTTTTCCATACGAATATCCCGCAAATAGTCCGTGTAGGTTTGACCAACAATATCTTTAAAACACTGACTAAAGTAGCTGTTGCTCATGTTTACCCTTTGCGCAATTTCCCCCGCTGATAGAGGTTGATTCATCATTCGTTGTACCATATTCATCGCTTTGGCAATACTGTTCTGAATTTCATTAGAGTATTGATTCTTCGTATTCGCTAGTCTGGTCATTTCCTTCGTTTCCCTAAGCCATGTTTCAAATTCAAACCAGCAAGAAAAGAAGTCTTTGACTAGGATGGGATGAGGTAAAATTAGACGGTACAGTCTGTTCCATTCATCCGCTAAAGATGAGAATATTCTTGTCAATCGAATTGAAGGCAATTTAATGGATTTAAGATGATTAATCATCACCTCAAAAAGCTGATCGTCGTATATCCATTCGGAAGCTAGCCATTTTTCTTTGATCTCATTGATTTCATGACTGGATCCAGACTTTATTTTATTTAGAAACATAGCACTGTTAACGATCTGATAGGGATGAATAGGATCATACTCATAGAACAAGTCAGACTTTCGATAGCTGCGGAGGAGTTGTAAAATTGACTTACGATCCATACCTTGTAATTCCCGAAAACAAAAAAGAGCATACTCCCGATTGGAAGCGGGAATGTTAGTCACCTTCTCGAGGATTATTAGCTTCTCATCTTCCGAAATGTCAGTCCAATACCAAATCCCTACATCTGCTTCTACCGCACCTTTCGGTGAATGAATATCCATTATGGAGTCTTCATTGTTTTGGTGTAGTGAGTATAAAACATAGATCTCATCCGCTAAATCTACTTCATCCTCCTGGGTAGGAGTGGCCTTTAAGGGACCTCTCTGTTCCATAAGAGAAGCAATTCTACCTAATACATCTTCGAATCGCTCCTTCTCCAGCTGAGTTTTGACGACATAATCAATAGCTCCCAGTCGAAGTGCCTCCTGCACATACTCAAAATCTTGATGTAGAGTCATTACAACGATTTGGATATGTGGGTACTTTTGGCGCACCTCTCTCATTAACTCAATTCCGGACATCACGGGCATGGATAAATCCGTAAGCAATAGATCTACCTTAGTTGTTTCTATAAATTGGAGAGCGTTCGCGCCATTGTTGGCCTCTCCCACAACAGCCATTCCGAACTCTTTCCAGGGCATGAAGGATGCTAGTCCTTGGCGGACAATTTTTTCATCGTCTACAATCAGTACGCGAATCATGAGGGTATATCACCTCCAGAAAGGGGTATACGTACAGAAACAATCGTTCCTTTACCTATTTCACTTTTGATTTCTAATCTTGCCTCTCCCCCGTAGTTTGCATGCAGAATACTCTTTACATATCTCATGCCGATTCCCATGCCCACCTTCTGATTCTCCTTAGATTCATCATTTAATAAACGATCGATGGTTTCTTCTGACATTCCGGCGCCATTATCTTGGATTTTGATATCTAAGCCATCATTGGACTTAATATCCACATGAATATATCCATCATCGCTCACGCCATGATAAAGGGCGTTTTCTACCAACGGTTGCAGAATAAAACGTGGAATCAATAAGGCCATCGCATTCTCATCTACGTCAATGTCGACATCGAATTGAAAATCATATCTTATTTGTTGCAGCTGTAAATACTCCTTCAAAGCTTGTACTTCATCGCCGATCGTGGTGACTTCCCCCATTTTGCCTAAATTATAACTTAACAATTTGTTTAACGAGAGTACTAACTTATCGATTTTATCATGCCCGCTAAACACGGCCAGCCAATGCACGGTATCGAGCGTATTCATAAGAAAATGCGGATTTATCTGATACAATAATTTCTCGACTTCCAAATCTGCTCTTCGCTTTTCTTTCTCTTCTATCTCCGAATATAACTCCCAAATCTGCCCCTTCATGCTTCTGATCTGATGCAATAGAAAATCAAACTCAGGGATATCCGTTAATCCCGTATGCTCTTTAGAAGGGCTTACAATTAGAGATTTGATTTCTGTATTAAACTTCCCTAACGGCTTATACACCATTTTCCACAAAACCCATGCACTAAATACCGCCACAATACTAAATAGGATAAAAAATAGGGTCGTTTTTACAAGCCACTGGTTTCTCTCCTGATTCAATTCCTTCATGGGTGTGATGGAGACAATACTCCATCCTTGATTGCTTGTTTCTTTACTCCAAAAAAATTGATTATACTCTCCAGAAGTTACTTCTGTATTACTCGATCCAGGAAATAACTCATTCTCCGGAAAATCCTTAGCATCTTCACTAAATGCTACTCTCCCATCATTATCTAGAATCAGTAGACGACGAGAATCCACCTTTCGATTCTGGGGAGCAAATAGGGTTTGTAAGGCGTTGCGGCCGGTCTCAATGTACAAATACACATTCTGATCGGGTAAATTGACTTTTCTCATCGTACTAAATACATACTGATTAATAGAACCATTGTAGCTTTTATGAGGCCCATAGTAGGTGATCTCTGGATATTTAGCCATGATAGGAAGCTCTTTTGGTGAAAAGTGCCCCCTTATATTGAAATTTTCTAATTCATGCAAATCGGTCTCCGGGTAGTAGTACATAATTAAACCCACATTGGGATTAGAGAATGAAATAATATTCAACTCGCTTTTAATCTCAGTCAGAAGCTGAATTCGGTCATAGGGTTCGAGCACCTGTTGAAGATCTTCAATCTGCTTATTGATTCCACCAAACGCTAGTTGTTGTGAGACATGGTTCAAGTTATTTAAAGCGTTTTCTAACGTTGATATATCTTGCTTCAAATTACTTTTAATAGCGCTTTCTACTTTATTTCCAAGGATCGAATCGATCGTGTAGAAAGAAACAAATCCAAGGCAGATAAAGGGAACTAAACTTCCGAAAAGAAAGATGGAAATGATTCTATTCTTGAAAGTAACCTGCTCGAAACGTTCAATAATGAAGTTCTTATTCACCTGATCCCCTGCCTCGCCAAATATAAGCATAATTTATTTATATAAGTTGAACTTAAAATTTATCTACTTTGGGTTTGGGGCGCAACTGCGGTGAATGTTGGAATTCCAGCCGCTGTTGTCTCCAGATTTCTTGATTATAACCGCTGTCCGCGGATGAAATCCGGAGACAAAGGCGGACGCTACCGCTCCTCCAGTTCCAAAATTCCCCTCCGTTACTTCCATCCTTTTTGTCTATTTTTAAGTTCAATGTATATAGGTATGAAGTTCTGACTATTAAATTATGTTACCATGGATAACTCTTATTCACTATAAAGATTGTACTAAAGACTTACTCGTTGGAGTGTGGTAGTTACTACAGTGAATGTTTGGACTTCCAGCCGCTGTTGTCTCCCGATTTCTTGATTATAACCGCTGTCCGCGGATGAAATCCGGAGACAGCTGATGCTTTCGAAGCGAGCTTTCCTACGGAAAGCTTTCGGGCGGTCGCTAACGCTCCTCCAGTTCCAAAATTCCCTTTCGTTACTACCACCCCGAGGTTGTTATTTAGTTCAGTCTATATAGAACCTTAGGAATAGGAAAACAAGAATTCTATTACCCTTAAGGTAATAGAATTCTTGTCACTATACTAGTTATTCAATAATAAATATATGGCTATCGCCGCTTCGGCACGGCTCATTAGGGATTTCGGTTCATTTAACGTTTCGGTATCTGCTAGTTTATTCCCATTCTTAAACGCGTTAGCCCGCTGGAGCATGATGTCCAACTCCTGTTTTGTCACCTGGGCTCTCGGATCAAATACACCCTCATTTCGTCCCTTGATGATCCCTGCCTCAGCTGCAGCCGTTACAGCACCGGCATACCATTCGTCCCCGCGCACATCTGAGAATCCTTTGGTTCCGACTTCCTTAAGGTTCAACGACCGCACCAACAGTGCCGCAAACTCTGCACGTGAAATACTCTTGTTGGGCTCAAAGTTCGTTTCTGTGGTTCCGTTCACAATCTGTTTTGCCGCTAACGACTTTATGGCTAGGTAAGCGGCATGTGATGCGATCACATCGTTAAAGGTTTTTTCATATTCTAAGACTGCAAATTCACTCAAGTGCTCGACCCTTACGGTCATGATCCCGTCACTCCGTTTCCCGCCTACATATTCAAGTTTCTGATTATCCTTAATTAAATACACACCTGCCAGATCATGGCTAAGTCCGTCATTTACATGGAAGGAAATTGAAATCGGCTTCGTGAAAGGACTAAGATTCTTGGACTCATTCTTGTTCATTATGACGGACAAAGAGATCTTGTGTATCGCACTACCCATTTTTAGGTTTGTATTGGCATCCTTATGCATTGCCAGTAAGGCGTCTTCGGCTGCTTGTTGTAATAGAGTCACATTCAGTGAGATCAGTGCTTTGTCTGCAGTTGCTCCTGACACAAGTGATTGCGCTGCGAGCAGTACCTCAGTGGGAAGTTCAATAGATACTTTATCAAACTTGATCTTTATGGGTTTTTTTCCAACTAGTTCAGCGGCATGAATGGGAAGTAATACTTGTTCAATATCACTGGCCACCGTTAAAGTTACAGGATCCCCGCTCCCGTTCTTTAGACTGTCTTCCTTAAAAGCAACAACACCCTTTGCTGCTTCTACATTCGGTTTCGTGACATCATTAATGATAGATCCGGTATTTGGAATTGGATTCACTTCAGTGGTTTCTTTGATCTGAATCGTGACGTTGAATGTATTGCTAATACTCGAATCACTGACAGATGTTGCTTTTACAATAACAGTCCCGTTTGCTATGGCAGTCAAGAGTCCTGTATCTGACAAGCTTGCGTAACTTTCTCCGCTTTGAATGCTCCAGGTAACCTCTTTTTTAGTTGCATTTGCTGGCAATACCTCAGCGGCCAATTGCAAAGTTCCACCTTTGGTTGCAATGCTGGTTAATTTATCTTGATTACTTACGTTTATCGATTCTGCCGCAATGTTATTCG
Above is a window of Paenibacillus wynnii DNA encoding:
- a CDS encoding sensor histidine kinase, which codes for MNKNFIIERFEQVTFKNRIISIFLFGSLVPFICLGFVSFYTIDSILGNKVESAIKSNLKQDISTLENALNNLNHVSQQLAFGGINKQIEDLQQVLEPYDRIQLLTEIKSELNIISFSNPNVGLIMYYYPETDLHELENFNIRGHFSPKELPIMAKYPEITYYGPHKSYNGSINQYVFSTMRKVNLPDQNVYLYIETGRNALQTLFAPQNRKVDSRRLLILDNDGRVAFSEDAKDFPENELFPGSSNTEVTSGEYNQFFWSKETSNQGWSIVSITPMKELNQERNQWLVKTTLFFILFSIVAVFSAWVLWKMVYKPLGKFNTEIKSLIVSPSKEHTGLTDIPEFDFLLHQIRSMKGQIWELYSEIEEKEKRRADLEVEKLLYQINPHFLMNTLDTVHWLAVFSGHDKIDKLVLSLNKLLSYNLGKMGEVTTIGDEVQALKEYLQLQQIRYDFQFDVDIDVDENAMALLIPRFILQPLVENALYHGVSDDGYIHVDIKSNDGLDIKIQDNGAGMSEETIDRLLNDESKENQKVGMGIGMRYVKSILHANYGGEARLEIKSEIGKGTIVSVRIPLSGGDIPS
- a CDS encoding extracellular solute-binding protein; protein product: MKKQGIKKGLTAIMVGLLITTSLSACSSNNTTNSSSNNSEGSTNVAVNIDPLGKFPEPLEVSIGRSLDTNYKFNGTDTAEDNAYTRWLKEEYNIVVKHAWEASVTDYDQKVSLAISSNDLPDAMRVNETQLKQMIKADQLEDLTEVYKNVGAPRLKDIYESNPGLLENVTVDNKLYAFPETTLPSAPLTWIRKDWLDKLGLEAPKSLEDLEKIAKAFIDNKMGGKNTVGIVGTGQGGALYSTFLTSSDHYMNFSSLFFANGAYPGIWVKDKDGKAVYGSTLPETKQTLAMMREWYTKGILDKEVGLRKSGQEIAVSGEAGIFFGPWWTPYNLQDAIKNDPEANWRPYVAPLNAAGEFTSNQATGSNFIVVKKGYEHPEAVVKMLNVHVSEKIASYEGATKGKEMTGQEIPLFIIAGAGDQLDYTVNTLRDYLDGKIKLEDIDKVNYGFTNDLALHVKDIKIAPFDNYDIQHWDQVKDPGFFAHVYAHLNGGSTFVDADVKYLRSLATSKTKTMDARWTNLKKMEDETFLKIILGSSPLEDFDTFVQKWMEQGGDTITKEVNELQ
- a CDS encoding response regulator, encoding MIRVLIVDDEKIVRQGLASFMPWKEFGMAVVGEANNGANALQFIETTKVDLLLTDLSMPVMSGIELMREVRQKYPHIQIVVMTLHQDFEYVQEALRLGAIDYVVKTQLEKERFEDVLGRIASLMEQRGPLKATPTQEDEVDLADEIYVLYSLHQNNEDSIMDIHSPKGAVEADVGIWYWTDISEDEKLIILEKVTNIPASNREYALFCFRELQGMDRKSILQLLRSYRKSDLFYEYDPIHPYQIVNSAMFLNKIKSGSSHEINEIKEKWLASEWIYDDQLFEVMINHLKSIKLPSIRLTRIFSSLADEWNRLYRLILPHPILVKDFFSCWFEFETWLRETKEMTRLANTKNQYSNEIQNSIAKAMNMVQRMMNQPLSAGEIAQRVNMSNSYFSQCFKDIVGQTYTDYLRDIRMEKAKEYLRNTNKTVQWISEQIGYNDEKYFSRLFREHVGMVPTLYRKDLK